CGACTACGGCGCGTTCGTCGACCTCGGCGGCATCGATGGTTTGCTGCACGTCACCGACATGTCGTGGGGGCGCGTCAACAAACCGTCCGACGTGGTGCAGGTGGGCGAACACGTCAAAGTGGTGGTGCTCAAGTACGATCCGGAACGCGGCCGCGTCTCACTCGGCATGAAGCAGATTCTACCCGACCCGTGGTCGACGGCCGCCGAGCGATTCTACGCCGGCGCGCGCGTCAAGGGTAAGGTGGTCAGCTTGGCCGACTACGGCGCGTTCATCGAACTCGAACCCGGTATCGAAGGCCTCGTCCACGTCTCCGAGATGTCGTGGTCCAAGCGCATCGCGCATCCCTCGAAAGTGCTCGAACCGGAGCAAGAGGTGGAAGTCGTCGTGCTCGATGTCGACGCGCCGAACAATCGCATCTCGCTGGGCCTCAAGCAGACCGAGCCGAATCCGTGGGAGATGATGCGCATCAACCACCCGATCGGCAGCCACGTTCAAGGCAAGGTCAAGAACGTCACCGACTTCGGGGTCTTCGTCGGCATTGAAGACGGCATCGATGGCTTGGTGCATGTCTCCGATCTGCACTGGACCAAAAAGATCAAGCATCCGTCGGAACTGTACAAGAAGGGCGACGATCTCGACGCCGTCGTGCTCGGCATCGACGTCGACAACGAACGGGTTTCGCTCGGCGTCAAGCAAATCACCGAAGACCCATGGTCGACGATCAGCAAGCGCCATCCGGTGGGCACCCGAATCAAGGGCCGCGTCACCAGCGTCACCGACTTCGGGTTGTTCGTCGAATTGGAAGAAGGCTTGGAAGGCCTGATCCACGTGTCGCAGATAAGCCACGAGCGCATCGAGAAACCCCAGCTGATGTTCCAGCCCGG
This region of Deltaproteobacteria bacterium genomic DNA includes:
- a CDS encoding 30S ribosomal protein S1, producing the protein MDQQTKAAAGGGQEDFGRLFEQSLRSVRPGGVVRGRVVLVSRDTVTVDIGYKSEGHIPLREFIDRDGTVGVQEGDEIDVYFDTAEGEQGGIVLSRAKAEQFKVWHDIEEAFEKNGAVEGVVVGKVKGGLKVDVGVPAFLPGSHTDIRPARNLDRYIGQRGRFAVLKFNRARGNVVVSRRAVLERERESLKEETLKVLEPGIVLEGTVKNITDYGAFVDLGGIDGLLHVTDMSWGRVNKPSDVVQVGEHVKVVVLKYDPERGRVSLGMKQILPDPWSTAAERFYAGARVKGKVVSLADYGAFIELEPGIEGLVHVSEMSWSKRIAHPSKVLEPEQEVEVVVLDVDAPNNRISLGLKQTEPNPWEMMRINHPIGSHVQGKVKNVTDFGVFVGIEDGIDGLVHVSDLHWTKKIKHPSELYKKGDDLDAVVLGIDVDNERVSLGVKQITEDPWSTISKRHPVGTRIKGRVTSVTDFGLFVELEEGLEGLIHVSQISHERIEKPQLMFQPGQEVEAEVTQIDIRERKIGLSIKALRRSEEREEVESYMKKESEGARFSFEDILNEELRLDRDAPRDVPKDRS